One region of Micromonospora ureilytica genomic DNA includes:
- a CDS encoding aldo/keto reductase, whose protein sequence is MARALPRRPQLRLTELGFGAAQGGNLYRTTTDEEFASAVDAAWEAGVRYFDTAPHYGLGLSERRLGAALRQRPRDEYVVSTKVGRLLVPSPQDAHLRDSDGFDVPATHRRVWDFSRDGVLRSIEASLGRTGLDRIDIVYLHDPDDHWEQAAHEAVPALIDLRDQGVVGAIGAGMNQSAMLARFVRETDVDVMMCAGRYTLLEQGAAADLLPAAENRGVGVVIAGVYNSGLLSRDRPPADAVYNYQQAPEALIERARRIATVCETYGVTLPQAALAFVRRHPAVVSTVVGVRNEAQVVETVRRSGIVVPEELWDDLAAAGLLAAPPGRPA, encoded by the coding sequence ATGGCGCGCGCACTGCCGCGCCGGCCGCAGCTACGGCTCACCGAGCTGGGCTTCGGCGCGGCCCAGGGCGGCAACCTGTACCGGACGACGACGGACGAGGAGTTCGCCTCGGCTGTCGACGCCGCGTGGGAGGCGGGCGTCCGGTACTTCGACACCGCGCCGCACTACGGTCTCGGGCTGTCCGAGCGCCGCCTCGGTGCGGCGCTGCGCCAACGGCCGCGAGACGAGTACGTGGTGTCGACGAAGGTCGGGCGACTCCTGGTGCCGTCGCCCCAGGACGCGCACCTACGGGACTCCGACGGGTTCGACGTGCCCGCGACCCACCGGCGCGTGTGGGACTTCAGCCGAGACGGCGTGCTCCGCTCGATCGAGGCCAGCCTGGGCCGGACCGGGCTGGACCGCATCGACATCGTCTACCTGCACGACCCGGACGACCACTGGGAGCAGGCCGCGCACGAGGCCGTACCCGCCCTGATCGACCTGCGCGACCAGGGCGTCGTGGGTGCCATCGGCGCCGGCATGAACCAGTCGGCGATGCTGGCGCGGTTCGTCCGGGAGACCGACGTCGACGTGATGATGTGCGCCGGGCGGTACACCCTGCTCGAACAGGGCGCGGCGGCCGACCTGCTGCCGGCCGCCGAGAACCGGGGGGTGGGCGTGGTCATCGCGGGCGTCTACAACTCCGGGCTGCTGTCTCGGGACCGGCCGCCGGCCGACGCCGTCTACAACTACCAGCAGGCCCCGGAGGCGCTGATCGAGCGGGCGCGGCGGATCGCCACGGTCTGCGAGACGTACGGGGTGACGCTGCCGCAGGCGGCCCTCGCCTTCGTCCGCCGGCACCCGGCAGTGGTGTCGACGGTGGTCGGCGTCCGCAACGAGGCGCAGGTGGTCGAGACGGTGCGACGGTCCGGGATCGTCGTACCCGAGGAACTGTGGGATGACCTGGCCGCGGCCGGGCTGCTCGCCGCGCCGCCCGGTCGGCCTGCCTGA
- the kduD gene encoding 2-dehydro-3-deoxy-D-gluconate 5-dehydrogenase KduD, whose amino-acid sequence MTALFDLSGRTAVVTGARRGIGLAMAEALARAGADIVGVSAQLEAEGSEVERRVRATGRRFTALRADLGDRAAVHGLARDIVALGPVDILVNNGGTIARTPAAEHPDEMWDHVIEVNLSSQFILSREIGRTMVERGRGKIIFTASLLSFQGGITVPGYAASKSGVAGLTKALANEWAAHGVNVNAIAPGYIATDNTQALRDDPDRNQAILGRIPAGRWGRADDLGGATVFLASAASDYVNGVVLPVDGGWLGR is encoded by the coding sequence GTGACGGCCCTGTTCGACCTGTCCGGACGGACCGCCGTCGTCACCGGGGCGCGGCGCGGTATCGGCCTCGCCATGGCCGAGGCCCTGGCCCGGGCAGGTGCCGACATCGTCGGCGTCTCCGCCCAGCTCGAAGCGGAGGGCAGCGAGGTCGAACGTCGGGTGCGAGCCACCGGCCGCCGGTTCACAGCGCTGCGGGCGGACCTCGGCGACCGGGCGGCCGTGCACGGGTTGGCCCGCGACATCGTCGCGCTCGGGCCGGTCGACATCCTGGTGAACAACGGTGGCACGATCGCCCGGACCCCTGCCGCGGAGCACCCGGACGAGATGTGGGACCACGTGATCGAGGTGAACCTCAGCAGCCAGTTCATCCTCAGCCGGGAGATCGGCCGGACCATGGTCGAGCGCGGCCGAGGGAAGATCATTTTCACCGCGTCGCTGTTGAGTTTCCAGGGCGGCATCACCGTCCCCGGTTACGCCGCGTCGAAGTCGGGCGTGGCCGGCCTCACCAAGGCGCTGGCGAACGAGTGGGCGGCGCACGGCGTGAACGTCAACGCCATCGCGCCCGGCTACATCGCCACCGACAACACGCAGGCGCTGCGCGACGACCCCGACCGCAACCAGGCGATCCTCGGCCGGATCCCGGCCGGGCGGTGGGGCCGGGCCGACGACCTCGGCGGTGCCACGGTCTTCCTGGCGTCGGCCGCGTCGGACTACGTCAACGGCGTCGTGTTGCCCGTCGACGGCGGCTGGTTGGGCCGATGA
- a CDS encoding sugar ABC transporter ATP-binding protein, translating into MSDPPPTPLLSLRGIGKSFLGVRVLDGVDLDVAPGEVHAVVGENGAGKSTLMKIVSGGYAPDGGTVEFAGASRTFRGPRDAQRAGIGIIHQEFNLLPERTVAENVFLGHEPVRRGLVDRRGMLDRTTRLLASIGETTLPADARVGQLGVAQQQVVEIAKALALDARLLIMDEPTAALADHEVELLYGLVRRLQERGIGLLYVSHRLAEVFDLSGRITVLKDGRRVTTVDTADTTGDQLVRHMVGRELSSYYPDRAAPEDRGPVRLNLRDAGNRKLRDVNLQLRAGEVLGIGGLQGSGRSALARAIFGVSPFTTGDVTLDDRPVRLRSPRTAMRAGIAYVTEDRKGEGIVPRQSVLDNALLASRAVFAARSGRAARTVRVRQLLAAVEIRGAGDDQEIRFLSGGNQQKVVLARWLALNPRILLFDEPTRGIDVGAKSAIHDLVRRLARDGAAVLMISSDLPELLGMSDRIVVMRDGHVAGELPAGATEEEVVALAVGTVRETAQ; encoded by the coding sequence ATGTCAGATCCACCGCCGACGCCGCTTCTCAGCCTTCGGGGCATCGGCAAGTCCTTCCTCGGAGTCCGCGTTCTCGACGGTGTCGACCTCGATGTCGCGCCCGGCGAGGTGCACGCCGTGGTCGGTGAGAACGGTGCCGGGAAGTCGACCCTCATGAAGATCGTCTCGGGCGGGTACGCCCCGGACGGAGGCACTGTCGAGTTCGCCGGTGCGTCGCGTACGTTCCGTGGCCCACGGGACGCGCAGCGGGCCGGCATCGGCATCATCCACCAGGAGTTCAACCTGCTCCCGGAGCGCACCGTCGCGGAGAACGTGTTCCTGGGGCACGAACCGGTCCGTCGCGGGCTCGTCGACCGTCGGGGAATGCTCGACCGGACCACCCGACTGCTCGCCTCGATCGGTGAGACCACGTTGCCGGCCGACGCCCGGGTGGGGCAGTTGGGCGTCGCGCAGCAGCAGGTCGTCGAGATCGCCAAGGCGCTGGCCCTGGACGCGCGGCTGCTCATCATGGACGAGCCGACCGCCGCGCTGGCCGACCACGAGGTCGAGCTGCTCTACGGGCTGGTGCGCCGCCTCCAGGAGCGGGGCATCGGACTGCTGTACGTCTCGCACCGGCTCGCCGAGGTCTTCGACCTGTCCGGTCGGATCACAGTTCTCAAGGACGGTCGTCGGGTAACCACAGTGGACACCGCGGACACCACCGGCGACCAGTTGGTGCGGCACATGGTCGGTCGGGAACTGTCCAGCTACTACCCGGACCGGGCCGCCCCGGAGGACCGGGGCCCGGTGCGGCTCAACCTTCGCGACGCGGGAAACCGGAAGCTGCGGGACGTCAACCTCCAGCTGCGCGCCGGCGAGGTGCTCGGCATCGGCGGCCTACAGGGCTCCGGGCGGTCCGCGCTGGCCCGTGCGATCTTCGGGGTGTCACCGTTCACGACCGGCGACGTCACGCTCGACGACCGGCCGGTCCGACTGCGCTCACCCCGCACCGCGATGCGGGCCGGCATCGCCTACGTCACCGAGGACCGCAAGGGCGAGGGGATCGTCCCCCGCCAGTCGGTGCTCGACAACGCGCTGCTCGCCAGCCGGGCCGTCTTCGCCGCTCGGTCCGGCCGGGCGGCAAGGACCGTCCGCGTACGCCAGTTGCTGGCCGCCGTGGAGATCCGCGGCGCCGGCGACGACCAGGAGATCCGCTTTCTGTCCGGGGGCAACCAGCAGAAGGTCGTGCTGGCCCGATGGCTCGCGCTCAACCCACGGATCCTGCTCTTCGACGAGCCGACCCGGGGCATCGACGTGGGCGCGAAGTCAGCCATTCACGACCTCGTCCGCCGCCTCGCCCGCGATGGCGCGGCCGTGCTGATGATCTCGTCCGATCTACCGGAGCTGCTGGGGATGAGTGACCGCATCGTCGTCATGCGGGACGGCCACGTCGCGGGCGAACTGCCCGCCGGCGCGACCGAGGAGGAGGTCGTCGCGTTGGCGGTCGGCACCGTGCGGGAGACGGCCCAGTGA
- a CDS encoding ThuA domain-containing protein, producing the protein MRRNTLLISVIAGLLLALGLAPPASAAPAFRALVFSKTTGYRHDSIPAAIAMVQQQATANNFEVVATEDSSVFTAANLATFDVIVMLQTSGMVWTSTAQRQAVEGYLASGKGIVAVHNATDMGIESEYPWWDNTINGGAHMPEHSPGVLQGTAIVADKKHPSTASLPDRWTRSEEWYNFDANPRGKVHVLVTADERTYNPGSRAMGPDHPISWCRDTGGGRVWATAMGHAIASYSETNFQNHVLGGIKWAAGNAAGDCGGTVWGNFEKRTLDDNTVDPMAMAVAPDGRVFYAQRGGQLKIFKPSTNSTVTAGTLSVYTGGEDGLTGMALDPNFATNGYVYLYHSPASSSTDVNRVSRFTMSGDTLNTSSGVTIIDIPAYRDRTFPEPGHTGGYIEFGPDGNLYIGTGDDTPPNLDPNWQGYAPLDWRSGKSNLDAARTAGNTNDLRGKLLRIRPGASGSYTIPSGNLYPQGTAQTKPEIYAMGFRNPFRFSIDAATGWVYLADYGPDRNPPTTNRGPEGLVELNVIKTPGNYGWPFCHGNNQPYAPFNPDTGVVGSKFNCSAPVNNSPNNTGLTSLKPVVMPNIWYGYPASTTFPELGSGGSAPMGGPVYRYDASNPSATKFPPYYDGVHFFYEWSRNYIKEVHFDSSTAVTRTNPFLPGGNFNKPMDMEFGKDGSLYLLEWGTNFGGGNSDSGLYRIDYIQGGRSPIVKATGTPTSGSSPLTVQFSSAGTSDPDGNTLSYLWTFGDGTTSTAANPSKTYTSNGNYTAQLKVTDSTGKTGFANVPITVGNSAPVVTITTPGNGGMLTFGDKVSYQISVTDPDGGTVDCSKVILNPALGHDDHAHETTEYPGCSGTISTDLLGGHPDGANLFYVLNARYTDNGGSGGGSPLTGTAQAILQPKHKQSEYFSSQSGIRVVDQAAAESTKRVGDISTNDWIAFSPMNLSGISTVSYRVSSPSGGGSIELRAGSPTGTLLATTTVPSTGGWDNYQSTTPVSVAALSGTQTLYMVFKNSSNSFDLDSHTFGGNGVGTPGSGNGGGLAGKTYTVTAQHSNKLMDVSGVSTADGAQITQWANTGANNQRWQAVDAGNGALYLKAVHSGKCVEVVGSSTAAGAFLQQATCNNGNQQKFTATATGTSAVYTVKSVLSGLCVDVNGAATTDGARLLQWTCHSAANQQWRFTAV; encoded by the coding sequence ATGCGTCGCAACACATTGCTCATCTCAGTGATCGCCGGCCTGTTGCTGGCGCTCGGACTCGCTCCACCCGCGTCGGCGGCCCCGGCCTTCCGCGCCCTGGTGTTCAGCAAGACCACCGGCTACCGGCACGACTCGATCCCCGCCGCGATCGCCATGGTCCAGCAGCAGGCCACAGCGAACAACTTCGAGGTGGTGGCGACCGAGGACTCGAGCGTCTTCACCGCCGCCAACCTCGCGACCTTCGACGTCATCGTGATGCTCCAGACCTCCGGCATGGTCTGGACCTCGACCGCCCAACGCCAGGCGGTGGAGGGCTACCTCGCCAGCGGCAAGGGCATCGTGGCCGTCCACAACGCCACCGACATGGGCATCGAGTCCGAGTACCCGTGGTGGGACAACACCATCAACGGCGGCGCCCACATGCCCGAGCACTCGCCCGGCGTGCTGCAGGGCACCGCCATCGTCGCCGACAAGAAGCACCCGTCGACGGCCAGCCTGCCGGATCGGTGGACCCGCAGCGAAGAGTGGTACAACTTCGACGCCAACCCGCGCGGCAAGGTGCACGTCCTGGTGACCGCCGACGAGCGCACCTACAACCCGGGATCCCGGGCGATGGGCCCGGACCACCCGATCTCCTGGTGTCGGGACACCGGCGGCGGGCGGGTGTGGGCCACCGCGATGGGCCACGCGATCGCCTCCTACAGCGAGACGAACTTCCAGAACCACGTCCTCGGTGGCATCAAGTGGGCCGCCGGTAACGCCGCCGGCGACTGCGGCGGCACCGTCTGGGGCAACTTCGAGAAGCGCACCCTGGACGACAACACCGTCGACCCGATGGCGATGGCCGTGGCCCCGGACGGGCGCGTGTTCTACGCCCAGCGCGGCGGGCAGCTGAAGATCTTCAAGCCCTCCACCAACAGCACGGTGACCGCCGGCACGCTGAGCGTCTACACCGGCGGTGAGGACGGCCTCACCGGCATGGCGCTGGACCCCAACTTCGCCACCAACGGGTACGTGTACCTGTACCACTCGCCGGCGAGCAGCTCGACCGACGTCAACCGGGTCTCCCGCTTCACGATGAGCGGCGACACGCTGAACACGTCCAGCGGCGTGACGATCATCGACATCCCCGCGTACCGCGACCGGACGTTCCCGGAGCCCGGCCACACCGGCGGGTACATCGAGTTCGGCCCGGACGGCAACCTCTACATCGGCACCGGCGACGACACGCCCCCGAACCTCGACCCCAACTGGCAGGGCTACGCCCCGCTGGACTGGCGCTCGGGCAAGTCCAACCTGGACGCCGCCCGGACCGCGGGTAACACCAACGACCTGCGCGGCAAGCTGCTGCGCATCCGCCCCGGAGCCAGCGGCAGCTACACCATCCCGTCCGGCAACCTCTACCCCCAGGGCACGGCGCAGACCAAGCCGGAAATCTACGCGATGGGCTTCCGCAACCCGTTCCGCTTCTCGATCGACGCTGCCACCGGCTGGGTCTACCTGGCCGACTACGGACCGGACCGGAACCCGCCCACCACTAACCGCGGCCCCGAGGGCCTGGTCGAGCTCAACGTGATCAAGACGCCCGGCAACTACGGCTGGCCGTTCTGCCACGGCAACAACCAGCCCTACGCGCCGTTCAACCCGGACACCGGCGTCGTCGGCTCGAAGTTCAACTGCTCCGCGCCGGTCAACAACTCGCCGAACAACACCGGCCTGACCAGCCTGAAGCCGGTCGTCATGCCGAACATCTGGTATGGCTACCCCGCCTCGACGACCTTCCCGGAGCTGGGCTCCGGCGGTTCCGCGCCGATGGGCGGCCCGGTCTACCGGTACGACGCGTCGAACCCGTCCGCGACGAAGTTCCCGCCCTACTACGACGGGGTGCACTTCTTCTACGAGTGGTCGCGCAACTACATCAAGGAGGTGCACTTCGACTCCTCCACGGCGGTGACCCGCACCAACCCGTTCCTGCCCGGCGGCAACTTCAACAAGCCGATGGACATGGAATTCGGCAAGGACGGCTCGCTCTACCTGCTGGAGTGGGGCACCAACTTCGGTGGCGGCAACAGCGACTCCGGGCTCTACCGGATCGACTACATCCAGGGCGGCCGGTCACCGATCGTCAAGGCCACCGGCACGCCCACCAGTGGCTCCTCGCCGCTGACCGTCCAGTTCAGCAGCGCGGGCACGTCCGACCCGGACGGCAACACGCTGAGCTACCTGTGGACGTTCGGCGACGGCACCACCTCGACGGCGGCAAACCCGTCGAAGACGTACACCTCCAACGGCAACTACACGGCCCAGTTGAAGGTCACCGACAGCACCGGCAAGACGGGCTTCGCCAACGTCCCGATCACCGTCGGCAACAGCGCGCCGGTGGTCACCATCACCACACCGGGCAACGGAGGCATGCTGACCTTCGGTGACAAGGTGTCGTACCAGATCAGCGTGACCGATCCGGACGGCGGCACCGTCGACTGCTCGAAGGTCATCCTCAACCCGGCGCTGGGTCACGACGACCACGCGCACGAGACCACTGAGTACCCGGGCTGCTCGGGCACCATCTCCACCGACCTGCTCGGCGGTCACCCGGATGGCGCCAACCTGTTCTACGTGCTGAACGCGCGGTACACCGACAACGGCGGCTCGGGGGGCGGGTCCCCGCTCACCGGCACCGCGCAGGCGATTCTCCAGCCGAAGCACAAGCAGTCCGAGTACTTCAGCAGCCAGTCCGGCATCCGGGTCGTCGACCAGGCGGCGGCGGAGAGCACCAAGCGCGTCGGTGACATCTCCACCAACGACTGGATCGCGTTCAGCCCGATGAACCTGTCGGGCATCTCGACGGTCAGCTACCGCGTGTCGTCGCCCTCCGGTGGTGGTTCGATCGAGCTGCGCGCCGGCTCGCCGACCGGCACTCTGCTGGCCACCACCACGGTGCCCAGTACGGGCGGCTGGGACAACTACCAGTCCACGACTCCGGTGAGCGTCGCCGCGCTCAGCGGCACACAGACGCTCTACATGGTGTTCAAGAACAGCAGCAACTCGTTCGATCTGGACTCGCACACCTTCGGCGGCAACGGCGTCGGGACACCCGGCAGTGGTAACGGCGGTGGCCTGGCGGGCAAGACCTACACGGTCACGGCGCAGCACAGCAACAAGCTGATGGACGTCAGCGGTGTCTCCACCGCCGACGGCGCCCAGATCACCCAGTGGGCGAACACCGGTGCCAACAACCAGAGGTGGCAGGCCGTCGACGCCGGTAACGGCGCGCTCTACCTCAAGGCGGTGCACAGCGGCAAGTGCGTCGAGGTGGTCGGCAGTTCGACCGCGGCGGGGGCCTTCCTCCAGCAGGCCACCTGCAACAACGGCAACCAGCAGAAGTTCACCGCCACCGCGACGGGAACCTCCGCCGTGTACACGGTGAAGAGTGTGCTGAGCGGCCTCTGCGTGGACGTCAACGGTGCTGCCACCACCGACGGCGCCCGACTGTTGCAGTGGACCTGCCACAGCGCTGCCAACCAGCAGTGGCGGTTCACCGCGGTGTGA
- a CDS encoding ABC transporter permease yields MSALSLLPARRSVPGVFVALTLTLTIGWLVVLLDGGQLFNQSTTVSLLHVAAGLGLVAVGQTLVILGGSLDLSVAYVISLSTLVAAETMNGSDGAVLPAIGLVLVVSAGVGLLNGLLVTRFRVNAFIATLGVGLLLKGYLDNGYDGPAGTTAPSLVQALGYQRVGPVPVSFLLLIAVTAAAWFALSRTRFGHHLVAVGGDPEVARLSGVRNDRVLVTAHVLCSMCAGLAGIYLASRLGSGAPRVGTEGLYDLESIAAVVIGGTALAGGRGGVVGTVGGVLLLASIDAIFNQLEVDAFFKQVIRGVIIIAAVAVYARRAMRKAA; encoded by the coding sequence GTGAGCGCTTTGTCGCTGCTGCCGGCCCGGCGTTCCGTACCGGGCGTGTTCGTGGCACTGACCCTCACCCTGACGATCGGCTGGCTGGTCGTCCTGCTCGACGGCGGTCAGCTCTTCAACCAGTCCACGACGGTGAGTCTGCTGCACGTCGCCGCCGGTCTCGGGTTGGTCGCGGTCGGCCAGACCCTGGTGATCCTGGGGGGCTCGCTCGACCTCTCGGTGGCGTACGTGATCAGCCTCAGCACTCTGGTCGCGGCCGAGACGATGAACGGCAGCGACGGTGCGGTGCTGCCGGCGATCGGTCTGGTGCTCGTCGTCAGCGCCGGCGTCGGGCTGCTCAACGGGCTCCTCGTCACCAGGTTCCGGGTCAACGCGTTCATCGCGACCCTCGGCGTCGGGCTGCTGCTCAAGGGTTACCTCGACAACGGCTACGACGGCCCGGCCGGCACCACCGCACCCTCGCTGGTGCAGGCGCTCGGCTACCAGCGCGTGGGGCCGGTGCCAGTGTCGTTCCTGCTGCTGATCGCCGTGACCGCGGCGGCCTGGTTCGCGCTCTCGCGGACCCGCTTCGGCCACCATCTGGTCGCCGTCGGCGGGGATCCGGAGGTGGCCCGGCTCTCCGGTGTCCGCAACGACCGGGTCCTCGTCACCGCCCACGTCCTGTGTTCGATGTGCGCGGGGCTCGCCGGCATCTATCTCGCCAGTCGGCTCGGCTCGGGTGCCCCGCGCGTCGGCACCGAGGGCCTCTACGACCTGGAGTCGATCGCCGCGGTGGTGATCGGCGGGACCGCCCTCGCCGGTGGGCGCGGCGGCGTCGTCGGCACGGTCGGCGGGGTGCTGCTGCTCGCCAGCATCGACGCCATCTTCAACCAGCTCGAGGTCGACGCCTTCTTCAAGCAGGTGATCCGGGGCGTCATCATCATCGCCGCGGTCGCCGTCTACGCCCGCCGGGCCATGCGAAAGGCGGCCTAG
- a CDS encoding amidohydrolase family protein: MTGATRPGRAGIVDAHHHLWVRARHPQTWIDPVTMAAIDADFEPADLAPPAQAAGVTATVVVQSIASDTETVDLLGVAAEDTLVRGVVGWVDLTADDVTERLGRLQAARGGERLVGIRHLVQSESDPAYLDRPDVRRGIAAVGAAGLVFDLLVRQHQLPMAARLTRDLPEVSFVLDHLGKPALGSPELAEWSRDLRSLAASPNTTAKLSGLVTEVPLPQWTTGDLRPAVEDALDAFGPDRLMFGSDWPVCLLASSYQRWVDTLAELLEGQDGADQASVWGETARRVYGLEAS; encoded by the coding sequence ATGACGGGCGCAACGAGGCCCGGGCGCGCCGGGATCGTCGACGCGCACCACCACCTCTGGGTCCGCGCACGGCACCCGCAGACGTGGATCGACCCGGTGACCATGGCGGCCATCGACGCCGACTTCGAACCCGCCGACCTCGCGCCGCCGGCGCAGGCGGCCGGGGTCACCGCGACAGTGGTGGTGCAGTCCATCGCCTCCGACACGGAGACGGTGGACCTGCTGGGCGTGGCGGCCGAGGACACCCTGGTACGTGGGGTCGTCGGCTGGGTGGACCTGACCGCCGACGACGTCACCGAGCGTCTCGGACGTCTACAGGCCGCCCGAGGTGGGGAACGCCTCGTCGGCATCCGCCACCTCGTGCAGTCCGAGAGCGACCCGGCGTACCTCGACCGCCCGGACGTCCGTCGGGGCATCGCGGCGGTCGGCGCGGCCGGCCTCGTCTTCGACCTGCTGGTACGCCAACACCAGCTCCCCATGGCCGCGCGTCTCACGCGCGACCTGCCCGAGGTGAGCTTCGTCCTCGACCACCTGGGCAAGCCCGCGCTGGGCAGTCCGGAGCTGGCGGAGTGGAGCCGGGACCTGCGGTCGTTGGCGGCCTCGCCCAACACGACGGCGAAGCTCTCCGGGCTGGTGACGGAGGTGCCGCTCCCGCAGTGGACGACGGGTGACCTTCGACCCGCCGTCGAGGACGCCCTCGACGCGTTCGGGCCGGACCGACTGATGTTCGGCTCGGACTGGCCGGTCTGTCTGCTCGCCAGTTCGTACCAGCGGTGGGTCGACACCCTGGCAGAGCTGCTGGAGGGCCAGGACGGGGCCGACCAGGCGTCGGTCTGGGGCGAGACGGCCCGCCGCGTCTACGGGCTGGAGGCGTCATGA
- a CDS encoding zinc-dependent alcohol dehydrogenase translates to MKAVVYRGARNLGIENRDPEPPGRGQVRIEVAYTGICGTDLHIYHGDMDARVGDSAIIGHEMSGRIAAVGEGVTGWNIGQPVTVMPTRPCGRCAACQRGNSHVCHAMNFLGIDSPGAMQSSWTVPVELVLPLPEELPLDHAALVEPVAVAVHDVRRGNVSADDQVVVVGGGPVGVLIATVARSRGARVLLVEPDPFRREVAEGIGIEAVDPRSTDVVALVNDRTDGAGADIAFEVSGSAAGVTTAVDVLTTRGRLVMVAIHPQPREVNLHRFFWRELELLGARLYQRDDMVEAIQLVASGAIPARQLISRVEPVEAASAAFAALEGGGVMKVLLDVREGNQ, encoded by the coding sequence ATGAAGGCAGTCGTCTACCGGGGGGCGCGAAACCTCGGAATCGAGAACCGTGACCCGGAGCCGCCGGGTCGCGGCCAGGTACGGATCGAGGTGGCGTACACCGGGATCTGCGGTACGGATCTGCACATCTACCACGGCGACATGGACGCCCGGGTCGGTGACTCCGCGATCATCGGGCACGAGATGTCCGGGCGCATCGCGGCCGTCGGCGAGGGCGTGACCGGCTGGAACATCGGTCAGCCCGTCACCGTGATGCCGACCCGACCCTGCGGACGGTGCGCCGCCTGCCAGCGTGGCAACTCCCACGTCTGCCACGCGATGAACTTCCTCGGCATCGACTCGCCGGGCGCCATGCAGTCCTCCTGGACCGTGCCGGTGGAGCTGGTCCTGCCGCTGCCGGAGGAGTTGCCACTCGACCACGCGGCGCTCGTCGAGCCGGTCGCGGTCGCCGTGCACGACGTACGCCGGGGGAACGTGAGCGCCGACGACCAGGTGGTCGTGGTCGGCGGTGGGCCGGTCGGCGTCCTCATCGCCACCGTCGCGCGGAGCCGCGGCGCGCGGGTGCTCCTCGTCGAGCCGGACCCGTTCCGACGCGAGGTGGCGGAAGGGATCGGGATCGAGGCCGTCGACCCGCGATCGACAGATGTCGTCGCCTTGGTCAACGACCGTACCGATGGCGCGGGTGCCGACATCGCCTTCGAGGTGTCCGGCTCCGCGGCCGGCGTCACCACGGCGGTCGATGTCCTCACCACTCGCGGGCGGCTGGTGATGGTGGCGATCCACCCTCAACCCCGGGAGGTCAACCTGCACCGGTTCTTCTGGCGTGAGCTGGAACTCCTCGGTGCCCGGCTGTATCAGCGCGACGACATGGTGGAGGCGATCCAGCTGGTCGCCTCCGGTGCGATCCCGGCACGGCAGCTCATCTCCCGGGTCGAGCCGGTCGAGGCGGCCAGCGCGGCCTTCGCGGCGCTGGAGGGTGGCGGCGTCATGAAGGTGCTGCTCGATGTGCGGGAGGGTAACCAGTGA